TATTACAACGAGCCAGAGAACTTTTTAATACTGGAATCGATATAACAGCAAGTAAGAGTTTGTTATATTTCATAAAAGAAAGGACAATACAAAAAGAACAGATCAATACTCATTTAGACATGTTTACCAGTATTGATGACTATGATGTTTGGGCTGCTATCAAAGAATGGCAAGATCATGATGATTATGTACTCTCTAACCTATCAAAAATGATGGTTCAAAGAAAACTCCCGCGTATCGAACTGAGTGACCATGCTTTTTCTAATGAATATTTAAAAGAAATAAAAGATAAAACCCGCCAATTATCAGGTGTTGACAGCAACAATATGGATTATTTTATATTTGAAGGAAAAATAACTAATCAGGCTTATAATACGAATGATGGAGCTATCAAGGTTTTACTAAAAGACGGCTCTGTAAAAGAGTGGCTCTCACTAGACACACAGTTTAAAACCTCAGCCTTGTCAAAACCAAATACTAAATATTTTATAGCCTATCCTAAAAATATTAATCTATAGAAACCAAACCCAACAACAGATAACAAACAACAGTCACCTCGAGCGCAGTCGAGAGGGACAACAGACAACCGACACCTTGTCAATCCTAAAAAATACCCTAAATTTGCCTTTTTGCAAGACACAAAACACATGAAGAATTTTGCCCTAATAGGCGCCGCCGGATATATAGCTCCACGTCACATGAAAGCTATCAAAGAGACTAACAATAATTTAATTGCAGCTCTTGACAATAATGATAGTGTTGGGATTATCGATAGTTATTTTCCCAATGCTGATTTTTTTACAGAATTTGAACGATTTGACCGACATATTTCAAAACTAAAGTTCGATAAAAATATTGATATTGACTATGTAAGCATCTGTACACCAAACTATTTGCACGATGCACATATACGTTTTGCTTTACGACAAGGTGCTGATGCTATTTGTGAAAAACCTTTGGTTTTAAATCCATGGAATATTGATGCACTCGCTAAAGTAGCCAAAGAAACCGGAAAG
This genomic stretch from Bacteroidota bacterium harbors:
- a CDS encoding Gfo/Idh/MocA family oxidoreductase produces the protein MKNFALIGAAGYIAPRHMKAIKETNNNLIAALDNNDSVGIIDSYFPNADFFTEFERFDRHISKLKFDKNIDIDYVSICTPNYLHDAHIRFALRQGADAICEKPLVLNPWNIDALAKVAKETGKNIYTILQLRLHPSIIALKEKIDKGPKDKIYDIDLTYLTSRGHWYYTSWKGDHSKSGGVATNIGVHFFDMLSWIFGEVKQNTIHLNTHDRSAGYLEFERARVRWFLSINYDVLPEEIKAKG